The Rhodococcus sp. X156 genome window below encodes:
- a CDS encoding MMPL family transporter, with translation MANYLYRLGKLAYRRKGRVIGAWVFLLVLLGGTASTLSGPTVDTFSIPGTPATEAQELLKERFPSAGADDLINTPTERFIFAAPAGQTLSSPQNQAAMDKVVADLKTISQAKSPDTLVNPVVAAAALVQAAEGAGKSPEDAAALSPLSPDGTVGYLSMSFTGAITDITPETRDQLKAAAELGRSEGLTVEMTGTAAAEQAGGQAAELIGLAVAAVVLTITFGSLVAAGLPLLMAIIGIAVGSLAITTASGFFDLNSATPTLAIMIGLAVAVDYSLFILSRYRNEVGKVGDREEAAGRAVGTAGSAVVFAGLTVIIALVALRVVNIPFMATMGYAAAFTVAIAVVLALTLLPAILGLLGEKAFAGRIKGITDHDAEENKDLVTNGLRWARLVRRVPVLTLVAGVVLLGVLAIPAANLELALPNDSTADPDTTERKASDLVTGAFGAGVNGPLIVVVDASQATVPKAEAFAQVVATIKAQGDVANAQVLAVNPAGDTAQLTVIPSSSPSSTATHDLVSHIRDAEGGLNRTTGVSIGVTGQTAIEGDVSERLSSSLVPYLAVVIGLAFLLLMLVFRSILVPLTATLGFLLSVLATFGATVAIFQEGALGLIANPQPIVSMMPIFLIGVVFGLAMDYQVFLVTRMREEYVHGATPKDAVTSGFHHGARVVTAAAIIMMSVFGSFMLGDNAFIKSIGFALAAAVLFDAFVVRMVIIPAVMTLLGSAAWWLPRWLDRILPNVDVEGEQILKQLDARDTRQHSDPEEPVAVS, from the coding sequence ATGGCGAACTACCTCTACCGGCTGGGAAAGCTGGCCTACCGGCGCAAGGGCCGCGTCATCGGGGCGTGGGTGTTCCTGCTGGTGCTGCTCGGTGGCACCGCCTCCACGCTGTCCGGACCGACGGTGGACACCTTCTCCATCCCCGGCACCCCGGCCACGGAGGCCCAGGAGCTGCTCAAGGAGCGCTTTCCCTCGGCCGGCGCCGACGACCTGATCAACACCCCCACCGAGCGGTTCATCTTCGCCGCGCCGGCGGGCCAGACGCTGAGCTCCCCGCAGAACCAGGCGGCGATGGACAAGGTCGTCGCCGATCTCAAGACCATCTCCCAGGCCAAGAGTCCGGACACCCTGGTCAACCCGGTGGTGGCCGCCGCTGCGCTGGTGCAGGCCGCCGAGGGGGCGGGCAAGTCGCCGGAGGACGCCGCGGCGCTGTCGCCGCTGAGCCCCGACGGCACGGTCGGCTACCTCTCCATGAGCTTCACCGGCGCGATCACCGACATCACCCCGGAGACCCGCGACCAGCTGAAGGCCGCCGCCGAGCTCGGCCGCAGCGAGGGGCTGACGGTGGAGATGACCGGCACCGCCGCCGCGGAGCAGGCCGGCGGCCAGGCTGCCGAGCTGATCGGTCTGGCCGTGGCCGCCGTGGTCCTCACCATCACCTTCGGCTCGCTGGTGGCGGCCGGGCTGCCGCTGCTGATGGCCATCATCGGCATCGCGGTGGGCAGCCTGGCCATCACCACCGCCAGCGGGTTCTTCGACCTCAACTCCGCCACCCCGACGCTGGCCATCATGATCGGGCTGGCGGTGGCGGTCGACTACTCGCTGTTCATCCTCTCGCGCTACCGCAACGAGGTGGGCAAGGTCGGCGACCGCGAGGAGGCGGCCGGGCGCGCGGTGGGCACCGCAGGGTCTGCGGTGGTGTTCGCCGGACTCACCGTGATCATCGCCCTGGTGGCGCTGCGGGTGGTGAACATCCCGTTCATGGCCACCATGGGCTACGCCGCCGCGTTCACCGTGGCCATCGCCGTGGTGCTCGCCCTCACCCTGCTGCCGGCCATCCTCGGCCTGCTCGGCGAGAAGGCCTTCGCCGGCCGGATCAAGGGCATCACCGACCACGACGCCGAGGAGAACAAGGACCTGGTCACCAACGGCCTGCGCTGGGCGCGGCTGGTCCGCCGCGTCCCGGTGCTCACCCTGGTGGCCGGCGTGGTGCTGCTGGGCGTGCTGGCCATCCCCGCCGCCAACCTCGAGCTGGCCCTGCCCAACGACTCCACCGCCGACCCCGACACCACCGAGCGCAAGGCCAGCGACCTGGTCACCGGCGCGTTCGGCGCCGGTGTGAACGGCCCGTTGATCGTGGTGGTGGACGCCTCCCAGGCCACCGTGCCCAAGGCCGAGGCCTTCGCCCAGGTGGTCGCCACCATCAAGGCCCAGGGCGACGTGGCCAACGCCCAGGTGCTGGCGGTCAACCCGGCCGGCGACACCGCGCAGCTGACGGTGATCCCCTCCAGCTCACCCAGCAGCACCGCCACCCACGACCTGGTCAGCCACATCCGCGACGCCGAGGGCGGGCTCAACCGCACCACGGGAGTGAGCATCGGGGTCACCGGCCAGACCGCCATCGAGGGCGACGTCTCCGAGCGGCTGTCCAGCTCGCTGGTGCCCTACCTGGCCGTGGTGATCGGGCTGGCGTTCCTGCTGCTGATGCTGGTGTTCCGCTCGATCCTGGTGCCGCTGACGGCGACGCTCGGCTTCCTGCTCAGCGTGCTGGCCACGTTCGGGGCGACCGTGGCGATCTTCCAGGAGGGCGCCCTCGGGCTGATCGCCAACCCGCAGCCGATCGTCAGCATGATGCCGATCTTCCTGATCGGCGTGGTGTTCGGCCTGGCCATGGACTACCAGGTGTTCCTGGTGACGCGGATGCGCGAGGAGTACGTGCACGGCGCGACGCCCAAGGACGCCGTCACCTCAGGGTTCCACCACGGTGCTCGGGTGGTCACCGCCGCCGCGATCATCATGATGTCGGTGTTCGGCTCGTTCATGCTGGGCGACAACGCCTTCATCAAGTCGATCGGGTTCGCCCTCGCCGCGGCCGTGCTGTTCGACGCCTTCGTGGTGCGGATGGTGATCATCCCGGCGGTGATGACTCTGCTCGGCTCGGCCGCGTGGTGGCTGCCGAGGTGGCTGGACCGCATCCTGCCCAACGTGGACGTGGAGGGCGAGCAGATCCTCAAGCAGCTCGACGCGAGGGACACCCGTCAGCACAGCGACCCCGAGGAGCCGGTCGCGGTGTCCTGA
- the mftR gene encoding mycofactocin system transcriptional regulator (MftR, the mycofactocin system transcriptional regulator, is an uncharacterized TetR family DNA-binding transcription factor. Its role is inferred by context. It occurs as part of the biosynthesis locus for mycofactocin, a partially characterized electron carrier derived from the terminal Val-Tyr dipeptide of the precursor peptide MftA, through a radical SAM enzyme-mediated process.): MRVDDLAARAGRRPSTTRASISRIALPLFARNGFDETSVDEIAEAAHISRRTLFRYFASKNDIPWGDFDAELARMRAFLVALPPGTPLAEELGGALVDFNTFPAAEAPWHRQRMRLVFGVPALQAHSALMYAGWRQVVAEHAARRLGVADDDHLARSVAWMFLGVAIAAYEQWLDDETLELVDLLREGASVLAAGLRTLTPPS, translated from the coding sequence GTGCGCGTCGACGACCTGGCCGCCCGCGCCGGACGCCGCCCCTCCACCACCCGGGCGTCCATCAGCCGGATCGCACTACCCCTGTTCGCGCGCAACGGGTTTGACGAGACCAGCGTGGACGAGATCGCCGAGGCGGCGCACATCTCCCGGCGCACGCTGTTCCGCTACTTCGCCTCCAAGAACGACATTCCCTGGGGCGACTTCGACGCCGAGCTGGCCCGCATGCGGGCCTTCCTGGTCGCGCTGCCCCCGGGCACCCCGCTGGCCGAGGAGCTGGGTGGGGCGCTGGTGGACTTCAACACCTTCCCCGCCGCGGAGGCCCCCTGGCACCGGCAGCGCATGCGGCTGGTGTTCGGCGTCCCGGCGCTGCAGGCGCACTCCGCCCTGATGTACGCCGGCTGGCGACAGGTGGTGGCCGAGCACGCCGCCCGCCGGCTGGGCGTGGCCGACGACGACCACCTGGCTCGCTCGGTGGCGTGGATGTTCCTGGGTGTGGCCATCGCCGCCTACGAGCAGTGGCTGGACGACGAGACGCTGGAGCTGGTCGACCTGCTCCGGGAGGGCGCGTCGGTGCTCGCCGCCGGCCTGCGCACGTTGACGCCTCCGTCCTGA
- the mftA gene encoding mycofactocin precursor MftA (Mycofactocin is a small molecule electron carrier derived from the final two amino acids, Val-Tyr, of MftA, the mycofactocin precursor. It plays a role in redox homeostasis and the metabolism of alcohols and aldehydes in Actinobacteria, including Mycobacterium tuberculosis.), whose translation MAEQTAPQSTDEPMVEETLVEEVSIDGMCGVY comes from the coding sequence ATGGCCGAGCAGACCGCCCCCCAGTCCACCGACGAGCCGATGGTCGAGGAGACCCTCGTCGAGGAGGTCTCCATCGACGGCATGTGCGGCGTGTACTGA
- the mftB gene encoding mycofactocin biosynthesis chaperone MftB (MftB, a small protein, is a peptide chaperone that assists the radical SAM enzyme MftC in performing two modifications to the C-terminal Val-Tyr dipeptide of the mycofactocin precursor peptide, MftA. MftB's role is analogous to the role of PqqD in the biosynthesis of PQQ, a cofactor that derives entirely from a Tyr and a Glu in the precursor PqqA.) codes for MPVLEAEQQTAVLDGAWQVHPKVAVRPEPFGALLYHFGTRRLSFLKNHTVVGIVQSLANHPDARSACLAAGVGEAALPSYAAALATLVESTMIIRRDAA; via the coding sequence ATGCCTGTGCTCGAGGCCGAGCAGCAGACCGCCGTGCTGGACGGTGCCTGGCAGGTGCACCCCAAGGTGGCCGTCCGCCCGGAGCCCTTCGGCGCGCTGCTGTACCACTTCGGCACGCGGCGGCTGTCCTTCCTGAAGAACCACACCGTGGTCGGCATCGTGCAGTCGCTGGCCAACCACCCCGACGCGCGGTCGGCCTGCCTGGCCGCCGGGGTCGGCGAGGCGGCGCTGCCGTCCTACGCCGCCGCCCTGGCCACGCTCGTCGAGTCCACGATGATCATCAGGAGAGATGCCGCATGA
- the mftC gene encoding mycofactocin radical SAM maturase (MftC is a radical SAM/SPASM enzyme that catalyzes the first two steps in biosynthesis of the electron carrier mycofactocin from the terminal Val-Tyr dipeptide of the precursor peptide MftA.), which translates to MTAVLDPAAVLEPPTTTAPPKVGRLIDQFELGLDAPICLTWELTYACNLACVHCLSSSGKRDPRELSTEQCKAVIDELQRMQVFYVNIGGGEPTVRSDFWELVDYATAHQVGVKFSTNGVRIDRAVAERLAASDYVDVQISLDGATAEVNDAVRGTGSFDMACRALQHLADAGFADAKISVVVTRQNVGQLDEFKALADRYGATLRITRLRPAGRGADVWNELHPTMAQQRELYDWLVRNGEGVLTGDSFFHLAAFGDALPGLNLCGAGRVVCLIDPIGDVYACPFAIHDAFLAGNLLNPGGFQEVWQSSELFTDLRSPQTGGACSKCQHFDACRGGCMAAKFFTGLPLDGPDPECVQGYGEVALADVAGDVPKPTGDHSHSGPVRGQAPKPVPLTLMVKPPVSFCNENPLAGMS; encoded by the coding sequence ATGACCGCAGTGCTGGATCCAGCTGCCGTGCTCGAGCCCCCCACCACCACGGCACCGCCCAAGGTGGGACGGTTGATCGACCAGTTCGAGCTCGGCCTCGACGCACCCATCTGCCTCACCTGGGAGCTCACCTACGCCTGCAACCTGGCGTGCGTGCACTGCCTGTCCTCCTCGGGCAAGCGCGACCCGCGCGAGCTCAGCACCGAGCAGTGCAAGGCCGTCATCGACGAGCTGCAGCGCATGCAGGTGTTCTACGTGAACATCGGCGGTGGCGAGCCCACCGTGCGCTCGGACTTCTGGGAGCTGGTGGACTACGCCACCGCGCACCAGGTGGGCGTGAAGTTCTCCACCAACGGCGTGCGCATCGACCGCGCCGTCGCCGAGCGCCTGGCCGCCAGCGACTACGTGGACGTGCAGATCTCCCTGGACGGGGCCACCGCCGAGGTCAACGACGCCGTGCGTGGCACAGGCTCGTTCGACATGGCCTGCCGCGCGCTGCAGCACCTGGCCGACGCCGGCTTCGCCGACGCCAAGATCTCCGTCGTGGTCACCCGGCAGAACGTCGGCCAGCTGGACGAGTTCAAGGCACTGGCCGACCGCTACGGCGCCACCCTGCGCATCACCCGCCTGCGACCGGCCGGCCGCGGCGCGGACGTGTGGAACGAGCTGCACCCCACCATGGCCCAGCAGCGCGAGCTCTACGACTGGCTGGTGCGCAACGGCGAGGGCGTGCTCACCGGCGACTCCTTCTTCCACCTGGCCGCCTTCGGTGACGCCCTGCCCGGGCTCAACCTGTGTGGCGCCGGGCGCGTGGTCTGCCTGATCGACCCGATCGGCGACGTCTACGCCTGCCCGTTCGCCATCCACGACGCCTTCCTGGCTGGCAACCTGCTCAACCCCGGTGGCTTCCAGGAGGTGTGGCAGAGCTCGGAGCTGTTCACCGACCTGCGCTCCCCGCAGACCGGCGGCGCGTGCAGCAAGTGCCAGCACTTCGACGCCTGCCGCGGCGGCTGCATGGCGGCCAAGTTCTTCACCGGCCTGCCGCTGGACGGGCCGGACCCGGAGTGCGTGCAGGGCTACGGCGAGGTGGCGCTGGCCGACGTGGCCGGCGACGTCCCCAAGCCCACCGGCGACCACTCGCACTCCGGACCCGTACGAGGCCAGGCGCCCAAGCCTGTCCCGCTCACGCTGATGGTCAAGCCACCGGTGAGCTTCTGCAACGAGAACCCACTGGCAGGGATGAGCTGA
- the mftD gene encoding pre-mycofactocin synthase MftD (MftD, an enzyme found in the mycofactocin biosynthesis locus, performs an oxidative deamination of 3-amino-5-[(p-hydroxyphenyl)methyl]-4,4-dimethyl-2-pyrrolidinone (AHDP). The resulting compound, now called pre-mycofactocin (PMFT), is a biologically active redox cofactor that can oxidize the non-exchangeable NADH of TIGR03971 family SDR-type oxidoreductases.), which produces MSKNAWFETVAEAQRRAKKRLPRSVYGALVAGSEKGITVEDNTAAFAELGFAPRVAGLSGSRELATTVMGQPISMPVLISPTGVQAVHPEGEVAVARAAANRGVAVGLSSFASKSVEEVAAVNPQTFFQMYWVGSREVLVQRMERARAAGAVGLIMTLDWSFSNGRDWGSPTIPEKMDLKAMARFAPEGITRPKWLYEFAKTGRVPDLTTPNLTPPGGEAPTFFGAYGEWMNTPLPTWEDVAWLREQWGGPFMLKGVMRVDDAKRAVQAGVTAISVSNHGGNNLDGTPAPIRALAPIVDAVGEDIEVVLDGGIRRGSDVVKAVALGARAVMIGRAYLWGLAANGQAGVENVLDILRGGIDSAVLGVGRSSIHDLTRDDVYVPPGFVRDLGAHEPAATRS; this is translated from the coding sequence ATGAGCAAGAACGCATGGTTCGAGACCGTCGCCGAGGCGCAGCGCCGCGCCAAGAAGCGGCTGCCCAGGTCGGTCTACGGCGCGCTGGTCGCCGGCTCCGAGAAGGGCATCACCGTCGAGGACAACACCGCGGCGTTCGCCGAGCTGGGCTTCGCCCCCCGGGTGGCCGGGCTGTCGGGCTCCCGCGAGCTGGCCACCACGGTCATGGGCCAGCCCATCTCCATGCCGGTGCTCATCTCGCCGACCGGGGTGCAGGCGGTGCACCCCGAGGGTGAGGTGGCCGTGGCCCGGGCCGCCGCCAACCGCGGCGTCGCGGTCGGCCTGTCGTCCTTCGCCAGCAAGTCCGTCGAGGAGGTCGCCGCGGTCAACCCGCAGACGTTCTTCCAGATGTACTGGGTGGGCAGCCGCGAGGTGCTGGTGCAGCGGATGGAGCGGGCCCGCGCGGCCGGCGCCGTCGGGCTCATCATGACCCTGGACTGGTCGTTCTCCAACGGACGCGACTGGGGCAGCCCCACCATCCCGGAGAAGATGGACCTCAAGGCGATGGCCCGCTTCGCCCCGGAGGGCATCACCCGCCCGAAGTGGCTCTACGAGTTCGCCAAGACCGGCCGGGTCCCCGACCTGACCACCCCCAACCTCACGCCACCCGGCGGCGAGGCGCCCACCTTCTTCGGCGCCTACGGCGAGTGGATGAACACCCCGCTGCCCACCTGGGAGGACGTGGCCTGGCTGCGCGAGCAGTGGGGTGGGCCGTTCATGCTCAAGGGCGTGATGCGGGTGGACGACGCCAAGCGGGCCGTGCAGGCCGGCGTCACCGCCATCTCCGTGTCCAACCACGGGGGCAACAACCTGGACGGCACCCCGGCGCCCATCCGGGCGCTGGCGCCCATCGTGGACGCCGTCGGCGAGGACATCGAGGTGGTGCTCGACGGTGGCATCCGCCGCGGCAGCGACGTGGTCAAGGCCGTGGCCCTGGGGGCGCGCGCGGTGATGATCGGCCGCGCCTACCTGTGGGGCCTCGCGGCCAACGGGCAGGCCGGGGTGGAGAACGTGCTGGACATCCTGCGCGGCGGCATCGACTCCGCCGTGCTGGGCGTGGGCCGCTCCTCCATCCACGACCTCACCCGTGACGACGTCTACGTGCCGCCGGGCTTCGTCCGGGACCTCGGCGCGCACGAGCCCGCCGCCACCCGGAGCTGA
- a CDS encoding mycofactocin system FadH/OYE family oxidoreductase 1: protein MAGLLLRPVTLAGRTASSRVLFGPHETNLGAGRAFSPAHVAHYARRAAGGAGVVVTETASVHPGDWPYERAPLAAECGPGWADVVAACRPHGTLVLAGLGHAGVQGCSAHSQTVLWAPSRVADVVSRELPMAMEQAELDAVVAGFRAAAALAVQSDVDGVEVDAGAISLLRQAHSGLTNLRDDAYGDDRLLLTRQVLAAVRDELGPGRVLSLRLSCDELAPWGGITPEEALDQVAELSPLVDLLVVVRGGPYSVDAYRPDRHTAPGFNRELCAAVRVVSVAPVVLQGSVVDPATAEAALAGGVCDAVEMTRALIADAELVATLRAGGAPRPCVLCNQECRVRDPRNPVVSCVGDPVAAPLSGVQVPRRPFSDPTRATRARNAVVVGGGPAGLEAARVLADGGVQVRLLERAPQLGGLARVAVGFAPLVDWLEQQCRRLGVELVTGCEVGPGELVGAAVVLATGSVPAPRGVAGDAPWFTAAEVLAGAPVSGPVLVHDPVGGPVGVAVAEHLAAAGRPVAVVTADPVVGAQLGRTGDLAAANTRLQQAGVRRELSTLLRSAGGGVAVLENRYTGQRREVACAAVVDCGHRLPDHTLDVPGAVRVGDCVAPRTVAEAVREGRRAAQAVVAA from the coding sequence ATGGCCGGACTGCTGCTCCGGCCCGTCACGCTGGCGGGCCGGACGGCGTCCTCGCGGGTGCTCTTCGGCCCGCACGAGACCAACCTGGGCGCGGGCCGGGCGTTCTCGCCCGCGCACGTCGCCCACTACGCCCGGCGCGCCGCGGGCGGCGCCGGCGTGGTGGTCACCGAGACCGCGTCGGTGCACCCGGGGGACTGGCCCTACGAGCGGGCCCCGCTGGCCGCCGAGTGCGGACCGGGCTGGGCGGACGTGGTCGCCGCCTGCCGACCCCACGGAACCCTGGTGCTGGCCGGGCTGGGCCACGCCGGGGTGCAGGGTTGCAGCGCCCACAGCCAGACCGTGCTCTGGGCGCCGTCCCGGGTGGCCGACGTGGTCTCCCGCGAGCTGCCCATGGCGATGGAGCAGGCCGAGCTGGATGCGGTGGTGGCAGGCTTCCGGGCCGCCGCCGCGCTGGCCGTGCAGTCCGACGTGGACGGGGTGGAGGTCGACGCCGGGGCGATCAGCCTGCTGCGGCAGGCGCACTCCGGGCTGACCAACCTGCGCGACGACGCCTACGGCGACGACCGGTTGCTGCTCACCCGGCAGGTGCTGGCGGCCGTGCGCGACGAGCTGGGGCCGGGCCGGGTGCTGAGCCTGCGGCTGAGCTGCGACGAGCTGGCCCCGTGGGGCGGGATCACCCCGGAGGAGGCGCTGGATCAGGTGGCGGAGCTGTCGCCGCTGGTGGACCTGCTGGTGGTGGTGCGCGGCGGCCCGTACTCCGTGGACGCCTACCGGCCCGACCGGCACACCGCGCCCGGGTTCAACCGGGAGCTGTGCGCGGCGGTGCGGGTGGTGAGCGTGGCGCCGGTGGTGCTGCAGGGCAGCGTGGTGGACCCGGCGACGGCCGAAGCCGCGCTGGCCGGCGGGGTGTGCGACGCGGTGGAGATGACCCGGGCGCTGATCGCCGACGCCGAGCTGGTGGCCACGCTGCGGGCGGGCGGGGCGCCGCGGCCGTGCGTGCTGTGCAACCAGGAGTGCCGGGTGCGGGACCCGCGCAACCCGGTGGTGAGCTGCGTGGGCGACCCGGTGGCTGCCCCCCTCTCCGGCGTTCAGGTCCCTCGTCGCCCGTTTTCGGACCCGACAAGGGCGACCAGGGCCCGCAACGCCGTGGTGGTGGGCGGTGGCCCGGCCGGGCTGGAGGCCGCACGGGTGCTCGCCGACGGCGGCGTGCAGGTGCGGCTGCTGGAGCGCGCGCCGCAGCTCGGGGGCCTCGCCCGGGTGGCCGTGGGCTTTGCCCCGCTGGTGGACTGGCTGGAGCAGCAGTGCCGCCGGCTCGGGGTGGAGCTGGTGACCGGCTGCGAGGTGGGGCCGGGGGAGCTGGTCGGGGCGGCGGTGGTGCTGGCCACCGGCAGCGTTCCCGCCCCGCGGGGGGTGGCCGGCGACGCACCGTGGTTCACTGCCGCCGAGGTGCTCGCGGGGGCGCCCGTGTCCGGGCCGGTGCTGGTGCACGACCCGGTGGGCGGGCCGGTGGGCGTGGCGGTGGCCGAGCACCTCGCCGCCGCCGGCCGTCCGGTGGCGGTGGTGACCGCGGACCCGGTGGTGGGTGCCCAGCTGGGCCGCACCGGCGACCTCGCCGCCGCCAACACCCGGCTGCAGCAGGCCGGGGTGCGCCGTGAGCTGAGCACCCTGCTGCGCTCGGCCGGTGGCGGGGTGGCGGTGCTGGAGAACCGCTACACCGGGCAGCGCCGTGAGGTGGCGTGCGCTGCGGTGGTGGACTGCGGGCACCGGCTGCCCGACCACACCCTGGACGTGCCCGGCGCGGTGCGGGTGGGCGACTGCGTGGCGCCGCGCACCGTCGCCGAGGCCGTGCGGGAGGGCCGCCGGGCCGCGCAGGCGGTGGTCGCGGCATGA
- a CDS encoding mycofactocin system FadH/OYE family oxidoreductase 2: MRLFTPLQVGPLALANRVVFTAHLTNAAVDGLPTAQHAAYYAARAAGGAGLVITEEHSVHPSDGAYEKLIRGHDPAVLPGYRLITDAVHAHGVPVLAQLNHNGGQASSLYTRTPVLAPSPVPDPLFREVPTALTHRQIAELVAGYADVAARCVAGGFDGVELQASQSSLLRCFLAPATNTRTDGYGGDLPARARLLLEVVDAVREVLGPDKALGVRLSGHDGIEHGVTLTDAVAVARLVEATGSVDYLNTTLGVATSTQHLITSSMRTPADHAHPVARAIKAAVALPVIGVGRFTRPEQAEQALADGVCDLVGVVRAQVADPDFATKARTGRAAEIRSCLSCNQECVGRVGLNRWLGCVVNPHAGRESVPLPAPVRRARRVVVVGGGPGGLRAAATAAERGHRVTLHERADRLGGQVLLAASAPGRAQLGAVTADLAAECARRGVQVHTGSEVSAAQLLAEGPEVVVLATGARPVRQAWAGECPRVVHVRDVLAGRVRPTGTVLVHDELGFHQAPSAAEALAARGCAVTVSTSAMVVAQDLGLTLDTEGWQRRAHAAGIDQRTDLVPRGVAEQDGRLAVTLLHHPTGAESVCVVDWVVCAVHQEPEDELWRALAGSGLPVHRVGDCLTPRRLHAAVLEGERVALAL, encoded by the coding sequence ATGAGGCTGTTCACCCCGCTGCAGGTCGGGCCACTGGCGCTGGCCAACCGGGTGGTGTTCACCGCGCACCTCACCAACGCCGCCGTGGACGGGCTGCCCACCGCCCAGCACGCCGCGTACTACGCCGCCCGTGCTGCCGGTGGCGCCGGGCTGGTGATCACCGAGGAGCACTCGGTGCACCCCTCCGACGGGGCCTACGAGAAGCTGATCCGCGGCCACGACCCGGCGGTGCTGCCCGGGTACCGGCTGATCACCGACGCGGTGCACGCGCACGGGGTGCCGGTGCTGGCCCAGCTCAACCACAACGGCGGCCAGGCGTCGTCGCTGTACACCCGCACCCCGGTGCTCGCCCCCAGCCCGGTGCCCGACCCGCTGTTCCGCGAGGTGCCCACCGCGCTGACCCACCGGCAGATCGCCGAGCTCGTGGCCGGCTACGCCGACGTCGCCGCCCGCTGCGTGGCCGGCGGCTTCGACGGGGTGGAGCTGCAGGCCAGCCAGTCCTCGCTGCTGCGCTGCTTCCTGGCCCCGGCCACCAACACCCGCACCGACGGCTACGGCGGCGACCTGCCCGCGCGGGCCCGGTTGTTGCTGGAGGTGGTCGACGCGGTGCGCGAGGTGCTCGGCCCGGACAAGGCGCTGGGGGTGCGGCTGAGCGGGCACGACGGCATCGAGCACGGCGTGACGCTGACCGACGCCGTCGCGGTGGCGCGGCTGGTGGAGGCGACCGGGTCGGTGGACTACCTGAACACCACCCTGGGCGTGGCCACCTCCACCCAGCACCTGATCACCTCGAGCATGCGCACCCCCGCCGACCACGCCCACCCGGTGGCGCGGGCCATCAAGGCCGCCGTGGCGCTGCCGGTGATCGGGGTCGGTCGGTTCACCCGCCCCGAGCAGGCCGAGCAGGCGCTGGCCGACGGGGTCTGCGACCTGGTGGGCGTGGTCCGGGCGCAGGTGGCCGACCCGGACTTCGCCACCAAGGCCCGCACCGGGCGGGCCGCGGAGATCCGCAGCTGCCTGTCCTGCAACCAGGAGTGCGTGGGCCGGGTGGGGCTCAACCGGTGGCTGGGCTGCGTGGTCAACCCGCACGCGGGCCGGGAGTCGGTCCCGCTGCCCGCGCCGGTGCGCCGAGCCCGCCGCGTGGTGGTGGTCGGCGGTGGGCCGGGTGGTCTGCGGGCCGCGGCCACCGCCGCCGAGCGCGGCCACCGGGTGACGCTGCACGAGCGCGCCGACCGCCTCGGCGGCCAGGTGCTGCTGGCGGCGAGCGCCCCGGGCCGGGCCCAGCTGGGCGCGGTGACCGCCGACCTCGCCGCGGAGTGCGCGCGGCGAGGGGTGCAGGTGCACACCGGCTCGGAGGTGAGCGCCGCGCAGCTGCTCGCCGAGGGCCCTGAGGTGGTGGTGCTGGCCACCGGGGCCCGCCCGGTGCGCCAGGCGTGGGCGGGGGAGTGCCCGCGGGTGGTGCACGTGCGCGACGTGCTCGCAGGGCGGGTGCGGCCCACCGGCACCGTGCTGGTGCACGACGAGCTGGGCTTTCACCAGGCCCCCTCGGCGGCCGAGGCGCTGGCGGCCCGCGGCTGCGCGGTGACGGTGAGCACCAGCGCCATGGTGGTGGCGCAGGACCTCGGGCTCACCCTGGACACCGAGGGCTGGCAGCGCCGCGCGCACGCCGCCGGCATCGACCAGCGCACCGACCTGGTGCCGCGGGGGGTCGCCGAGCAGGACGGCCGGCTCGCGGTCACCCTGCTGCACCACCCCACCGGTGCGGAGTCGGTGTGCGTCGTCGACTGGGTGGTGTGCGCGGTGCACCAGGAGCCGGAGGACGAGCTGTGGCGCGCGCTGGCGGGCTCCGGGCTGCCGGTGCACCGGGTGGGTGACTGCCTCACCCCGCGCCGGTTGCACGCCGCGGTGCTCGAGGGCGAGCGGGTGGCCCTGGCGTTGTGA